From a region of the Vicia villosa cultivar HV-30 ecotype Madison, WI unplaced genomic scaffold, Vvil1.0 ctg.001053F_1_1_3, whole genome shotgun sequence genome:
- the LOC131632951 gene encoding E3 ubiquitin-protein ligase CIP8-like translates to MGSGMYKNLRDLFIQVDFSVTRNSKECDEDEESNCLDENEEEMQVEEDEDNALIPPVTRTIEDNHNKDEWSYRWEEEEEMEMEVQDDGLTPNVTWTVVEDDHGENEYGDDWDSYWEEEMRIEEDNRSVIEVEIDDDYSFDIEVENDEDEWNYGWEEAIRIEEEDIRFVLAAPSCIEGLKMVTIEEAEKCTICHEDFNVGVCMPCSHMFHTNCIKNWLNVGNSCPLCRFQLPTSSTNE, encoded by the coding sequence ATGGGTAGTGGGATGTATAAGAACTTGAGGGATCTTTTTATTCAAGTTGATTTTTCTGTTACACGTAATTCTAAAGAgtgtgatgaagatgaagagagcAATTGTTTGGACGAGAATGAAGAGGAAATgcaagttgaagaagatgaagataatgCGTTGATTCCTCCTGTTACAAGGACTATTGAAGATAACCATAATAAAGATGAATGGAGTTATAGAtgggaggaagaggaagaaatgGAGATGGAAGTACAAGATGATGGGTTGACTCCAAATGTTACGTGGACTGTTGTTGAAGATGATCACGGTGAAAACGAGTATGGAGATGATTGGGACTCTTATTGGGAAGAGGAAATGAGAATAGAAGAAGATAATAGATCGGTTATTGAAGTtgaaattgatgatgattatAGCTTCGATATTGAAGTTGaaaatgatgaagatgaatggaactATGGTTGGGAAGAGGCAAtcagaattgaagaagaagatattAGGTTTGTTCTTGCGGCACCGTCATGTATTGAAGGATTGAAGATGGTAACAATTGAAGAGGCGGAAAAATGTACTATTTGCCACGAAGATTTTAATGTTGGTGTCTGTATGCCATGTTCGCATATGTTTCATACGAATTGTATTAAGAATTGGTTGAATGTAGGCAACTCTTGCCCTTTATGTAGATTTCAGCTACCTACTAGTAGCACAAATGAATAA